A genomic region of Arachis stenosperma cultivar V10309 chromosome 9, arast.V10309.gnm1.PFL2, whole genome shotgun sequence contains the following coding sequences:
- the LOC130948226 gene encoding calreticulin, with product MALRVRHPNLLSVVLLSLLAFASAKVFFEERFDDGWESRWVKSDWKRDENLAGEWNYTSGQWNGDANDKGIQTSEDYRFYAISAEFPEFSNKDKTLVFQFSVKHEQKLDCGGGYMKLLSGDVDQKKFGGETPYSIMFGPDICGYSTKKVHAILTYNDTNHLIKKEVPCETDQLTHVYTFILRPDATYSILIDNVEKQVGSLYTDWDLLPPKKIKDPEAKKPEDWDDKEYIPDPEDKKPEGYDDIPKEIPDPDAKKPEDWDDEEDGEWTAPTIANPEYKGPWKAKKIKNPNYKGKWKAPMIDNPDFKDDPDLYVFPKLKYVGIELWQVKSGTLFDNVLLTDDPEYAKQLAEETWGKQKDAEKAAFEEAEKKKAEEESKDDPADSDAEEDEEDSEASHESDSESKESGEDNEEDKHDEL from the exons ATGGCGCTTAGGGTGCGGCACCCTAACCTTCTCTCCGTCGTTCTTCTCTCCCTCTTGGCCTTCGCTTCCGCCAAGGTCTTCTTCGAAGAACGCTTCGATG ATGGGTGGGAGAGCCGTTGGGTTAAATCTGATTGGAAGAGAGATGAGAACTTGGCCGGGGAGTGGAACTACACATCTGGTCAATGGAATGGAGATGCTAATGACAAAG GTATTCAAACAAGCGAGGACTACAGATTCTATGCTATTTCTGCTGAGTTCCCTGAATTCAGCAATAAAGATAAGACCCTAGTCTTCCAATTTTCTGTCAAGCATGAACAGAAGCTTGACTGTGGTGGTGGTTACATGAAGTTGCTTAGCGGTGATGTTGATCAGAAGAAATTTGGTGGGGAAACTCCTTACAG TATCATGTTTGGACCAGACATCTGTGGTTACAGTACCAAGAAAGTACATGCTATTTTGACCTACAATGACACAAACCACTTGATAAAGAAGGAAGTTCCATGCGAGACTGACCAACTAACTCACGTGTATACATTTATCCTCCGTCCAGATGCAACCTACAGCATCCTGATTGATAATGTGGAGAAGCAAGTTGGCAGTCTCTACACTGATTGGGATCTTCTCCCTCCAAAGAAAATCAAGGATCCTGAGGCCAAAAAG CCCGAAGACTGGGATGATAAAGAGTACATTCCTGATCCCGAGGATAAGAAGCCAGAG GGGTATGATGACATCCCAAAGGAGATCCCAGATCCTGATGCCAAGAAG CCCGAAGATTGGGATGATGAAGAAGATGGTGAGTGGACAGCACCTACCATTGCCAACCCTGAGTACAAGGGCCCATGGAAAGCAAAG AAAATTAAGAACCCCAACTACAAAGGAAAGTGGAAGGCACCTATGATTGACAACCCTG ATTTCAAGGATGACCCCGACCTCTATGTTTTCCCCAAGTTGAAGTATGTGGGCATTGAACTGTGGCAG GTCAAATCTGGAACCTTGTTTGACAATGTCTTGCTTACTGATGATCCTGAATACGCTAAGCAACTGGCTGAAGAAACATGGGGCAAGCAAAAGGAT GCTGAGAAGGCAGCATTTGAGGAGGCTGAGAAGAAGAAAGCAGAGGAG GAATCAAAGGATGATCCTGCTGACTCTGAT GCCGAGGAAGACGAGGAAGATTCTGAAGCTAGCCATGAGTCTGATTCCGAATCAAAAGAATCTGGGGAAGACAACGAAGAGGACAAACAT GATGAGCTCTGA
- the LOC130948227 gene encoding universal stress protein A-like protein translates to MAETSEKERRILVAVDEGEESMYALSWCVNNLVFENSKDTLILLYVKPPRAVYSAFDGTSYLFSSDITATMDKYSQQVAESVLEKAKRLCNNIQNVETKIGNGDARDVICEMVQKLNADILVMGSHGYGPIKRAFLGSVSNHCAQNVKCPVLIVKKPKDA, encoded by the exons atggcCGAAACGAGTGAAAAGGAACGGAGGATCCTGGTGGCGGTGGATGAAGGGGAAGAGAGCATGTACGCGCTCTCATGGTGCGTCAACAACCTTGTTTTTGAGAACTCAAAGGACACACTCATCCTTCTCTATGTTAAGCCCCCTCGCGCTGTCTATTCCGCCTTCGATGGTACAA GTTATTTGTTTTCTTCTGATATAACGGCGACTATGGATAAGTATAGCCAACAAGTCGCTGAGTCCGTCTTAGAGAAAGCCAAGAGACTCTGTAACAACATCCAGAAT GTGGAAACAAAAATAGGGAATGGAGACGCTAGGGACGTGATCTGTGAGATGGTTCAGAAGTTGAATGCGGATATTCTGGTCATGGGAAGTCACGGCTATGGTCCCATTAAGAG GGCTTTTCTTGGAAGTGTGAGCAATCACTGTGCGCAGAATGTGAAGTGCCCCGTTTTGATAGTGAAGAAGCCCAAAGACGcttga